Proteins found in one Silene latifolia isolate original U9 population unplaced genomic scaffold, ASM4854445v1 scaffold_20.1, whole genome shotgun sequence genomic segment:
- the LOC141638415 gene encoding uncharacterized protein LOC141638415, whose protein sequence is MGSQVVVVGARVCDDDGDVRQSDAVLGFSGAKVDDFSSFVSNRGTCIASGSLSWTKKQDTELHRSNYLVSRSITEDASRGLDHGMANGSVALINGLEGNQAQRRVGKVPRNGSGSFKKPRMFQTDNILPLADNDDAKMEVDVLGTNFVNNSNTDKTQAVKQRNNINGKRADRRNSKLPMKAKFDSFSPKAGMSSFSPAAGGNYAFGMYGLKPDVHDVTKLMVGISLDELLDGTYQCPTIGKDERTRTPSLNNNVLDSVRKVFSLIRPQGLQQDKQTEELDIQAIKKIPSSSSPSSNSVENVSDGDGNTTDGLSKCNKSLDCCVKAEVSTDLCDSPLYQPREVLERLVLPPPKDLESLLQDAVKPAASMKFPDSRSSKQLSHRLNFPPFPWSQNFNGHYKSNNDAQKTSNKSTCSGRWVKISSTASFIGGSTNGFVGLESLTYDDSLVPTGQLKYSLPEVGKSSTIITSLQDVSPAPYPGNSQPPLALNSPKVLAAARTLCDMASPSTKHKSSGILKWSKQASQKAIKARKSRLDEIPEEGFLAPKSETVLDHVIKSVEYGSSSKKPKISLVDRREDYSHVQAVIGLSSVSAPRSKSSNRSSPNSLSRDFSCVKSSFRVPPPPRVLDRSSQNPQKTRKITPVDWNRTRS, encoded by the exons ATGGGGTCTCAGGTGGTGGTTGTCGGAGCTAGGGTttgtgatgatgatggtgatgttcGTCAATCCGACGCCGTTTTAGGGTTTTCTGGAGCTAAAGTTGATGACTTTAGCTCATTTGTTAGTAATAGAG GTACTTGCATCGCATCAGGGTCACTGTCGTGGACGAAAAAACAAGATACCGAATTACACAGGAGTAATTATTTAGTATCTAGGTCCATTACAGAAGATGCATCCCGGGGTTTGGATCATGGGATGGCAAATGGTTCTGTTGCATTGATTAATGGGCTGGAAGGGAATCAGGCTCAAAGAAGGGTTGGAAAGGTTCCAAGAAATGGTAGTGGATCATTTAAAAAGCCGAGAATGTTTCAAACAGATAACATATTGCCTCTAGCTGACAATGATGATGCAAAGATGGAAGTGGATGTTCTTGGGACAAATTTTGTGAATAACTCAAATACAG ACAAAACTCAGGCAGTGAAACAAAGGAATAATATAAATGGAAAACGAGCTGATAGAAGGAATTCAAAACTTCCAATGAAGGCAAAATTTGACTCCTTTTCGCCAAAAGCTGGAATGTCCAGTTTCAGCCCAGCAGCAGGAGGGAACTATGCTTTTG GAATGTACGGTTTGAAGCCTGATGTACATGATGTTACAAAACTTATGGTGGGCATCTCCTTAGATGAACTCCTGGATGGAACCTATCAGTGTCCTACTATAGGCAAAGATGAGCGAACCAGAACACCTAGTTTGAATAACAATGTTCTTGATTCAGTAAGGAAAGTTTTTTCCCTCATTCGGCCGCAAGGACTGCAACAGGACAAACAAACTGAGGAATTGGATATTCAAGCTATTAAGAAAATCCCTTCGTCTTCATCGCCTTCTAGCAATAGTGTGGAAAATGTGTCTGATGGTGATGGAAATACTACTGATGGATTATCtaaatgtaacaag AGTTTGGACTGCTGTGTAAAGGCTGAAGTTTCCACTGATTTATGTGACAGTCCTTTATATCAACCTAGAGAAGTCCTGGAGAGGTTGGTGCTGCCTCCACCAAAAGACTTGGAATCCTTGTTGCAGGATGCAGTTAAACCAGCTGCATCCATGAAGTTCCCCGATTCACGTTCAAGCAAACAATTATCTCATCGATTAAACTTCCCACCATTTCCTTGGTCCCAGAATTTTAATGGCCACTATAAATCTAATAATGATGCCCAGAAAACTTCTAATAAAAGCACTTGTTCTGGTAGATGGGTTAAAATTAGCAGTACCGCCAGTTTCATTGGAGGGAGCACCAATGGTTTTGTGGGCTTGGAATCACTCACTTATGATGATAGTCTTGTTCCAACAGGACAGCTAAAATATAGTCTTCCCGAAGTTGGAAAGTCTTCAACCATAATTACTAGTCTGCAGGATGTATCTCCAGCTCCATATCCAGGAAATTCTCAGCCACCCCTTG CTCTGAATTCTCCCAAAGTACTGGCAGCTGCTCGGACCCTTTGTGACATGGCAAGCCCTTCCACAAAACATAAGTCCAGTGGAATACTGAAATGGTCAAAACAAGCATCTCAGAAAGCCATTAAAGCTCGCAAGTCCAGATTGGATGAAATACCCGAGGAAGGGTTTCTGGCGCCAAAGTCGGAAACAGTTCTTGACCATGTAATTAAAAGTGTCGAGTATGGATCCTCTTCTAAGAAACCCAAAATCTCTCTGGTTGATCGGAGGGAAGATTATAGCCATGTCCAAGCAGTGATAGGACTAAGTTCGGTGTCAGCTCCTAGATCGAAGTCATCGAACAGGTCATCTCCTAATTCGCTTTCTCGGGATTTCAGCTGTGTAAAATCATCGTTTAGGGTTCCTCCACCTCCAAGGGTTTTGGATAGGAGTAGTCAGAACCcacaaaaaacaaggaaaatcACGCCAGTGGATTGGAATAGGACGAGAAGCTAG
- the LOC141638290 gene encoding uncharacterized protein LOC141638290 produces the protein MAMVCGICSTGGHPSKICPLMQEGSQEEVNGVWESTPQKKLDPYSNTYNEGWKAHPNFRWGHSQNTQQFGQGGQSGQPKVQFIPRPPVQHVAPTQGPPSSGQMSTEDMIRALVTTQASLQATVVQNQQETKASIQNLENQMGQMATIINRLEARDAVPPRENVSVVSLRNGRQLEEVEKKKKHIKTLIIHEEEEELVIEEGEKASIFKENEPILSSIPDVPFPDALRRTQHFDHDKDIYDVFQKCEVNIKLLNLLKSVPKYAKFLKELGTIKRNNKLKGMKIVKSKGPKGKINEYVSALFQNKLPPKCGDPGMFAIPCTI, from the coding sequence ATGGCGATGGTATGTGGAATTTGTTCCACCGGAGGACATCCTAGTAAGATTTGTCCACTTATGCAAGAAGGTTCTCAAGAAGAGGTGAATGGAGTATGGGAGAGTACACCTCAAAAGAAGTTGGATCCTTACTCTAACACTTATAATGAAGGGTGGAAGGCTCATCCAAATTTTCGGTGGGGACATTCTCAAAACACTCAGCAATTTGGACAAGGTGGCCAATCTGGTCAACCTAAGGTCCAATTTATACCTCGACCACCAGTTCAACATGTGGCTCCTACACAAGGACCTCCTTCTAGTGGTCAAATGTCCACTGAGGATATGATCCGGGCCTTGGTTACTACTCAAGCATCTCTTCAAGCAACAGTGGTTCAAAACCAACAAGAAACCAAAGCTAGCATTCAAAACTTGGAGAATCAGATGGGACAAATGGCTACTATTATTAATAGATTAGAGGCTAGAGACGCGGTGCCGCCGAGGGAGAATGTGAGTGTTGTGTCTTTGAGGAACGGAAGACAATTGGAGGAGGTGGAGAAAAAGAAGAAGCACATCAAAACTCTTATAAttcatgaagaagaagaagagctagTGATTGAGGAAGGTGAAAAAGCTTCTATTTTTAAGGAGAATGAGCCGATTCTTTCTTCTATACCGGATGTACCTTTTCCCGATGCACTGAGAAGAACCCAACACTTTGATCATGACAAAGACATTTATGACGTGTTCCAAAAGTGCGAGGTAAACATCAAACTTCTTAATCTTTTAAAGAGTGTTCCTAAATATGCTAAATTTTTAAAAGAATTAGGAACCATTAAAAGGAATAACAAATTGAAAGGGATGAAGATAGTCAAGAGTAAAGGTCCTAAGGGGAAGATTAATGAATATGTGTCTGCTCTATTTCAAAACAAGTTACCCCCTAAATGTGGTGACCCGGGTATGTTTGCTATCCCTTGCACCATATAA
- the LOC141638291 gene encoding uncharacterized protein LOC141638291 translates to MLLPNLSSLSYARMNSATYAHARLSGVQGQVYHYINDILPTEVRPRYIQLYFYDNDLELAHRLQDYPDLHHYVMSTLMHIMEGNPYAHFFRSLRELNIHEENRIVIRSDPSHDQRTHNAPTSSQIAAVWVEDDTASAPLAHDIVVYACASGSHRILHYYGCYDPLQYPVLFPYVETGWHQSIYRYQIGHRMRQQCLTFPINEVLVQSIDDLLEAEEQDQLLFLVLILHSTIFIFVIRISDTSILLRCGCLLQQYVVDMYIKLETTRLDFIRFNQKVIRAELYQGIIDSYNSGETHAVNIGHRFILPASFIGCDRDMRHRYLNAICFVQRCRKPDIFLTITCNPRWPKIERELLPHEETHNRPHLVTRVFRAKLIELKKDSERKLFGNVAGYVYVVEFQKRELPHAHFLIILDSANKIRSPEQYDLKVCAELPDESTNPYLYTAVVKHMMHGPCDIDFPSNPCKRNKQYGLSPTILFLARFDCHLNVEVCSTIKAVKYLYKYVYKGHDRISIAVTDTNDVEAFDEISSYQAARWILPPEAAWRIFRFSLNEVHPNVVTL, encoded by the exons ATGTTGTTGCCAAATTTGTCTTCTCTTTCATATGCGCGCATGAATAGTGCGACATATGCTCATGCACGCCTCTCAGG AGTTCAAGGTCAAGTTTACCATTACATTAACGATATACTGCCGACGGAGGTTCGCCCAAGATACATACAACTATACTTCTATGACAATGACCTTGAATTAGCACATCGCCTGCAAGACTATCCAGATCTACATCATTATGTCATGTCTACGTTGATGCATATTATGGAAGGAAATCCATACGCACATTTTTTTCGATCTTTGAGAGAACTTAACATCCACGAAGAAAATCGTATAGTTATCCGATCAGATCCATCACATGATCAACGTACCCATAACGCTCCCACTTCGTCGCAAATTGCTGCTGTTTGGGTAGAGGACGACACCGCATCTGCACCACTTGCACATGATATAGTTGTTTATGCATGTGCAAGCGGAAGTCATCGCATACTACATTACTACGGGTGCTACGATCCCCTACAGTATCCTGTCCTTTTCCCTTATGTTGAGACTGGATGGCATCAGAGTATTTACAGATACCAAATAGGTCATAGAATGCGACAACAGTGTCTGACCTTTCCTATTAATGAAGTACTTGTGCAGTCTATTGATGACTTGCTTGAGGCCGAGGAACAAGATCAGCTACTGTTTCTTGTTCTTATACTTCATTCAACTATCTTTATATTTGTG ATTCGAATTAGTGATACATCGATACTACTCCGATGCGGTTGTCTACTCCAACAATATGTTGTTGATATGTACATTAAGCTTGAAACGACACGCCTTGATTTCATTAGATTCAATCAAAAGGTTATTCGAGCTGAACTTTATCAGGGTATAATCGATAGCTACAATTCTGGCGAGACTCACGCTGTAAACATTGGCCATCGTTTTATCCTTCCTGCTAGTTTTATTGGTTGTGATCGGGATATGCGCCACCGCTATTTAAACGCTATATGTTTTGTTCAACGGTGCAGAAAGCCGGACATTTTCCTAACTATCACATGTAATCCACGGTGGCCTAAGATTGAGCGTGAGCTTCTTCCCCATGAAGAAACACATAATAGACCTCATCTTGTGACACGAGTTTTTAGAGCCAAGCTTATTGAATTAAAAAAAGACAGCGAACGAAAACTATTTGGAAATGTTGCTGGTTACGTTTACGTTGTGGAGTTTCAAAAAAGAGAACTGCCTCATGCACATTTCCTTATAATTTTGGATTCAGCAAACAAGATTAGGTCACCGGAGCAGTATGATTTGAAGGTTTGTGCCGAGCTACCTGACGAATCTACCAATCCATACCTCTACACAGCCGTGGTTAAACATATGATGCATGGTCCTTGCGACATAGATTTTCCGTCTAATCCTTGCAAGAGAAATAAGCAAT ATGGGTTATCCCCTACAATCCTTTTTTTAGCGAGATTTGACTGTCACTTAAATGTTGAGGTTTGCTCAACGATTAAGGCAGTTAAGTATTTGTATAAATACGTCTACAAAGGTCATGATAGAATTTCTATTGCTGTGACCGACACTAATGACGTAGAAGCATTTGACGAGATTAGTTCTTATCAAGCCGCTAGATGGATTTTGCCACCAGAAGCCGCTTGGAGAATCTTCAGATTCAGTTTAAATGAAGTTCATCCTAATGTTGTTACTCTCTAA